The proteins below come from a single Salinilacihabitans rarus genomic window:
- a CDS encoding DNA double-strand break repair nuclease NurA, which produces MPIDKRGVATELEANVETIEAYLEDDSGIVERYQDAFQRLPDEWTSGEIRAALQDVSYPGAHPTDAFDDATSIIVPHDESDEWENHEEVNEWARSIVRDIPVMAVDGSQLPPTTQFNVPLAYVQSAWAVNHHHAEGRLDRGVEGRLLTPDEVTQESDDGDYRFVDSQLVGHHRYEHEGQLLIEKLSDLAAARDAGDIEHTPVVFYDGPLIASFANPLKPETRDRYLSTLSRVIAASQHHEIPLVGYVAGSSATELVKMTRLLWREEFEDDRVIPDAHVLTELMSPWGDTTLPFISKRDGSIDALQATYEGESYEFRDDILFSYLNVPPGAGLDRIEFPGWLCRSDGPAEYESMYEYTVEIVRAEAGIGRGYPEILQQVDSDAVLDHQDRQQFHRVVQRWAESNDVPLEWNAKALSKELRRR; this is translated from the coding sequence AGTTAGAGGCCAACGTCGAGACGATAGAAGCGTACCTGGAAGACGACTCTGGAATCGTCGAACGCTACCAGGACGCGTTCCAGCGCCTCCCTGACGAGTGGACGAGCGGGGAGATACGGGCGGCCTTACAGGACGTGTCGTATCCGGGCGCGCACCCGACAGACGCGTTCGATGACGCGACCAGCATCATCGTCCCGCACGACGAGAGTGACGAGTGGGAGAATCACGAGGAGGTCAACGAGTGGGCACGGAGCATCGTCCGCGACATCCCCGTGATGGCCGTCGACGGATCCCAGTTACCGCCGACGACGCAATTCAACGTTCCTCTCGCGTACGTACAGTCGGCGTGGGCGGTGAATCACCACCACGCAGAAGGGCGGCTCGACCGAGGTGTCGAGGGTCGGTTGCTCACCCCTGACGAAGTGACGCAGGAATCGGACGACGGCGACTATCGGTTCGTCGACTCACAACTCGTCGGCCATCATCGCTACGAACACGAGGGACAGCTCCTGATCGAGAAGTTGTCGGATCTGGCCGCTGCCCGAGATGCGGGCGATATCGAACACACGCCAGTCGTGTTCTACGACGGGCCGTTGATCGCGTCGTTTGCGAATCCATTAAAGCCTGAAACCCGGGATCGATACCTCTCGACGCTGAGTCGAGTGATTGCCGCGAGTCAACATCACGAAATCCCGCTGGTGGGGTACGTTGCTGGGTCGAGCGCAACGGAACTGGTGAAGATGACGCGCCTCCTCTGGCGTGAGGAGTTCGAAGATGATCGCGTCATCCCAGACGCGCACGTGCTGACAGAGTTGATGAGCCCCTGGGGAGACACGACACTCCCGTTCATCTCGAAACGCGACGGGAGTATCGACGCCTTACAGGCAACCTACGAGGGTGAGTCGTACGAGTTCCGCGACGACATCCTGTTCTCATACCTGAATGTGCCGCCAGGCGCTGGGCTTGACCGTATCGAGTTCCCTGGGTGGCTGTGTCGAAGCGACGGCCCGGCCGAGTACGAGTCGATGTACGAGTACACCGTCGAGATCGTCCGCGCAGAGGCCGGTATCGGGCGCGGTTACCCGGAAATTCTCCAGCAGGTGGACAGCGATGCGGTGCTGGATCACCAGGACCGCCAGCAGTTCCACCGAGTCGTACAGCGCTGGGCCGAATCGAACGACGTCCCGTTGGAATGGAACGCCAAAGCACTGAGCAAGGAACTCCGCCGCCGATGA
- a CDS encoding ATP-binding protein — translation MPRKQSVVGTVAGPGEDPNEFVFVTPADKSIKTGEFITYTVSVDGENRSVFARVTNRELIRGLPDGFLADPEVGPDTVAATLGVQTDDTELYRLRATVIGYYDTDMTTFANPRQLPSPGTPLSIAPDQQLETVLPNLGCETDRADVTELDGTAYLGWLLNRSPEATNIHVPIKEFASTHLAILASTGSGKSYTASVLIEEMMRPSSRASLLVFDPHGEYDTLAEMQGDEAFQGEDGYEPEVVYYDPERLRVRISELDIGDVMAVLDNPSNRMQERLSTAWRAMQRQESRTWGVDELIAEMHRIYDDDDASVGALEWRLRRSIERNDLFHPEDNVPLDEIVDPGQCTVLQMDTLDRWNQQLITTVLLRRMYRERLDAVRDRDSQIEHPIFALFEEGHRFAPASGDAPSLDIMRTITSEGRKFGFGLGIISQRPSKIDQDVLSQCGTQISMQIKNPNDQDAIKNSVEAAGEDVLRELPGLTPGQAVVSGDAMNTPALIQVRRRHTSHGAESQDVINAWREAYDQRQREPTHSESADFGEGDSTGVQSLD, via the coding sequence ATGCCCCGGAAGCAATCGGTCGTCGGCACCGTCGCCGGACCTGGAGAGGATCCGAACGAGTTTGTCTTCGTCACCCCGGCGGACAAATCCATCAAAACGGGGGAATTCATCACCTACACGGTTTCCGTCGACGGGGAGAACCGGTCGGTGTTCGCCCGCGTGACGAACCGCGAATTGATTCGCGGACTCCCGGACGGCTTCCTCGCAGACCCGGAAGTCGGTCCAGATACCGTCGCAGCAACGCTCGGCGTGCAGACCGACGACACCGAACTGTACCGACTCAGGGCGACGGTCATCGGGTACTACGACACCGACATGACCACGTTCGCCAATCCGCGACAGCTCCCGTCTCCGGGAACGCCCTTGTCGATTGCACCTGATCAGCAGCTCGAAACCGTTCTTCCGAACCTCGGGTGTGAGACGGACAGGGCAGACGTGACCGAGCTGGACGGAACTGCGTACCTCGGCTGGCTATTGAATCGGTCGCCCGAAGCGACGAACATCCACGTTCCGATCAAGGAATTCGCCTCGACGCACCTGGCGATTCTCGCATCCACGGGCAGCGGGAAATCGTACACAGCGTCCGTGTTGATTGAGGAGATGATGCGTCCGAGCTCCCGTGCATCCCTGCTCGTATTCGACCCGCACGGAGAGTATGATACTCTCGCAGAAATGCAGGGTGACGAAGCGTTCCAGGGCGAGGACGGATACGAACCAGAGGTCGTCTACTACGACCCCGAGCGGCTTCGCGTACGCATTTCGGAACTGGACATTGGCGATGTTATGGCCGTCTTGGACAATCCGAGTAACCGAATGCAAGAGCGACTGTCGACGGCATGGCGCGCGATGCAGCGACAGGAGAGTCGGACGTGGGGCGTCGATGAACTCATCGCTGAGATGCACCGAATATACGACGACGATGACGCGAGTGTCGGTGCACTAGAGTGGCGGCTCCGCCGCTCGATAGAGCGGAACGATCTATTCCACCCTGAAGACAACGTCCCACTGGACGAAATCGTGGACCCTGGCCAGTGTACCGTCCTGCAGATGGATACGCTGGATCGGTGGAACCAGCAACTCATCACGACCGTGCTCCTGCGACGGATGTACCGGGAACGTCTCGATGCCGTCCGAGACCGCGACTCCCAGATCGAGCACCCGATCTTCGCGCTGTTCGAAGAGGGGCATCGGTTCGCACCGGCCTCGGGTGACGCCCCCTCGCTAGATATTATGCGTACGATCACGTCCGAGGGGCGCAAGTTCGGATTCGGGCTGGGAATCATCAGTCAACGTCCTTCAAAGATCGATCAGGACGTGCTGTCGCAGTGTGGCACACAGATTTCGATGCAAATCAAGAACCCGAACGACCAAGACGCGATCAAGAACTCTGTCGAGGCGGCAGGTGAAGATGTACTCCGCGAGTTACCCGGCCTGACGCCCGGACAAGCGGTCGTCTCTGGTGACGCGATGAACACGCCAGCGCTGATTCAAGTCCGGCGTCGACACACATCTCACGGGGCAGAGAGTCAGGACGTCATCAATGCTTGGCGTGAGGCGTACGATCAGCGCCAGCGTGAACCAACCCATTCGGAGTCCGCTGACTTCGGTGAGGGAGATTCGACGGGGGTACAGAGTCTTGATTGA
- a CDS encoding Eco57I restriction-modification methylase domain-containing protein, translating to MTIQRDRFRRVTYHTYAAVDREPEISVTGIAATSPLAQSQSEPPRSDSVSTGLRNESAYTDDLVKRLETTAADLESRIADPSPEMQAAVESWCGLNGYVPSDDATPSIIANQAVFGLLLKATLHEWYHRRGDLPEFEGNAHEQFKIAYEETGDSAFTACALDEILWGVEANTVAVTEARTQLLDSTQPATDIGRLYETLVAREHRRVLGQHRTPTELAELMRTWAISSEDTVLDPGMGAGQLSAPFHPDWEISTDPTRVYGVDRSPLAALMGGVAQAISGQQHETRRTDFSELDPADLTQDVDAVLCNPPYTRHESLPSAYKDKLNEQAENQTGLEIPETSPLYAYFYYHLGQFLDTGDRAAVLTPHHFLSRGFGEPLKQFLLREFDIKALLLDNPENESKFDTAQTTSMVVLLKAIDNEADVGVTRFIRVDRDPGVQTKLEAARDGNSGKTDWGVINCIEQSELSPEGRWDNLFYPNAVELPDLPPLSDIADVHRGLQTGENDFFCLSPDQVDDWGIDPQYLSRIVPSRRYVDGYDIRSDDWDDYDRHGRPTWLLYHLDQITGVPETTYDDDTGCAHWTEDSLTTDAATPIIEYLRYGLTGHESLSTRSTVHGRNPWYRVERGDTAPILVTSTGRSGFRAIHNETDAKHLNRYYGVYPDPEITQQGQKALLAYLNFVFGDIGISQQRRGLVDGLPKVEPGDVKDIPTIDPRELPSSVVATLAGCFDDLCEAARNDRDEAPTMDRIESVLHRLL from the coding sequence ATGACAATTCAACGGGACAGATTTCGCCGAGTAACATATCACACCTATGCGGCTGTCGATAGGGAACCAGAAATATCTGTAACCGGTATCGCCGCCACGTCACCACTTGCTCAGTCACAATCAGAGCCGCCGAGAAGCGACTCTGTGAGTACTGGGTTGAGGAACGAGTCGGCCTACACCGACGACCTCGTCAAGCGATTAGAAACAACTGCTGCAGATCTTGAGTCCAGAATCGCGGACCCGTCACCCGAAATGCAAGCAGCAGTCGAGTCATGGTGTGGCCTCAACGGATACGTTCCCAGTGACGACGCGACACCTTCGATCATCGCTAACCAAGCGGTGTTCGGACTCCTGTTGAAGGCCACGCTCCACGAATGGTACCATCGACGCGGCGACCTCCCGGAATTCGAAGGCAACGCACACGAACAGTTCAAGATCGCTTACGAGGAAACCGGTGACTCGGCGTTTACTGCGTGTGCATTAGATGAGATCCTCTGGGGTGTCGAAGCTAACACCGTCGCCGTCACAGAAGCACGAACTCAGCTTCTGGATTCCACGCAGCCAGCAACGGATATCGGACGTCTGTACGAGACGTTGGTTGCCAGGGAACATCGTCGGGTTCTCGGGCAGCACCGAACACCGACGGAACTTGCAGAGTTGATGCGAACTTGGGCAATCAGCAGTGAAGACACCGTACTTGATCCTGGGATGGGTGCTGGCCAGTTGTCGGCACCGTTCCATCCGGATTGGGAGATCAGTACTGATCCAACCCGTGTGTATGGGGTTGATCGCAGTCCACTTGCAGCGCTCATGGGAGGAGTTGCACAGGCGATTTCCGGGCAACAGCACGAGACCCGTAGAACTGATTTCTCCGAGTTGGATCCAGCGGACTTAACTCAAGATGTGGACGCAGTCCTGTGTAATCCGCCCTACACGCGTCACGAATCGCTCCCCTCGGCGTACAAAGACAAACTCAACGAGCAAGCCGAGAATCAAACGGGATTAGAGATCCCGGAAACGTCCCCGCTGTACGCGTACTTCTACTACCATCTCGGACAGTTCCTCGACACAGGGGATCGGGCGGCCGTCCTCACGCCTCATCACTTCCTCTCACGGGGTTTCGGTGAGCCCCTCAAGCAATTCTTGCTCCGGGAATTCGACATCAAGGCGCTTCTTTTGGACAATCCAGAGAACGAGTCGAAATTCGACACGGCGCAGACGACCAGTATGGTCGTGCTCCTCAAAGCGATTGATAATGAAGCGGATGTCGGGGTAACACGGTTCATTCGTGTCGACAGGGATCCTGGCGTTCAGACGAAACTGGAGGCAGCTCGGGATGGTAACTCTGGAAAGACGGACTGGGGGGTCATCAACTGTATCGAGCAGTCGGAGCTGAGCCCAGAGGGGCGATGGGATAATCTGTTCTATCCGAACGCTGTCGAGTTGCCTGACCTACCGCCGCTTTCAGATATTGCGGATGTCCATCGCGGGTTGCAGACCGGTGAGAACGATTTCTTCTGTCTCTCTCCGGATCAAGTCGATGACTGGGGAATCGACCCGCAGTACCTGTCACGAATCGTTCCAAGCCGGCGGTACGTCGATGGGTATGATATCCGCTCAGACGACTGGGACGACTACGATAGACATGGGCGGCCAACGTGGCTGCTCTACCACCTTGACCAGATAACGGGAGTCCCCGAAACGACCTATGACGACGACACTGGGTGTGCCCACTGGACAGAAGACTCACTGACCACGGATGCAGCAACCCCGATTATCGAGTATTTGCGGTATGGCCTGACCGGCCACGAATCACTCTCGACGAGGTCAACAGTACATGGGCGGAATCCATGGTACCGAGTAGAGCGCGGTGATACCGCACCGATCCTCGTGACGTCGACAGGCCGATCAGGATTCCGCGCGATACACAACGAGACAGACGCTAAGCATCTGAACAGGTACTATGGAGTCTATCCGGATCCTGAAATAACTCAGCAGGGCCAGAAGGCGCTACTGGCGTATCTAAACTTTGTCTTCGGCGATATCGGAATCTCTCAGCAGCGACGGGGACTCGTAGATGGGTTACCGAAGGTTGAACCTGGGGACGTGAAAGACATCCCAACAATTGACCCGAGAGAACTACCCAGTAGCGTCGTTGCCACGCTTGCCGGGTGTTTCGATGATCTCTGTGAGGCAGCGAGAAATGACCGAGATGAAGCGCCGACAATGGATCGGATTGAGTCAGTACTTCACCGTCTCCTGTGA
- a CDS encoding DUF7553 family protein encodes MRETIVNKHFEDAVYYQKRAAEHAKLGVEESLAPAAARVRRLLGREPEADPEPSRIEGVRERVRTVERRAEGGARETLGTARRRFETRRATA; translated from the coding sequence TTGCGTGAAACGATCGTGAACAAGCACTTCGAAGACGCCGTCTACTACCAGAAGCGAGCCGCCGAACACGCGAAGCTGGGGGTCGAGGAGTCCCTCGCGCCGGCGGCCGCCCGGGTCCGCCGCCTGCTCGGCCGCGAACCCGAGGCCGACCCCGAGCCCAGCCGAATCGAAGGGGTCCGCGAGCGCGTTCGAACCGTCGAGCGCCGGGCCGAGGGTGGGGCCCGCGAGACGCTCGGAACCGCCCGCCGCCGGTTCGAGACGCGCCGTGCGACGGCGTGA
- a CDS encoding cob(I)yrinic acid a,c-diamide adenosyltransferase yields MPIYTGRGDDGHTDLRDMTRVSKASPRIEAYGTVDELNALVGTVRPTGYDDVDERLATVQNHLHVVQADFANPDPDEGDPVVRADHVETVEDWIDEYDEELEPLRSFILPTGSESGAKLHHARTVCRRAERRAVALAAEANVNEHAVTYLNRLSDGLFTLARVVNQRDGEREDEPEY; encoded by the coding sequence ATGCCCATCTACACCGGCCGGGGAGACGACGGACACACCGACCTCCGGGACATGACGCGGGTCTCGAAGGCGAGCCCGCGCATCGAGGCGTACGGGACGGTCGACGAACTCAACGCGCTCGTCGGGACCGTCCGGCCGACCGGCTACGACGACGTCGACGAACGGCTGGCCACCGTCCAGAACCACCTCCACGTCGTGCAGGCCGACTTCGCCAATCCCGACCCCGACGAGGGCGACCCCGTCGTGCGCGCCGACCACGTCGAGACGGTCGAAGACTGGATCGACGAGTACGACGAGGAACTCGAACCGCTCCGGTCGTTCATCCTCCCGACGGGAAGCGAGTCCGGCGCGAAACTCCACCACGCACGGACCGTCTGCCGGCGGGCCGAGCGCCGCGCCGTCGCGCTCGCCGCCGAGGCGAACGTCAACGAACACGCGGTCACGTACCTGAACCGCCTCTCGGACGGCCTGTTCACGCTCGCGCGCGTCGTCAACCAGCGCGACGGCGAACGCGAAGACGAACCCGAGTACTGA